The DNA window CAAAACATTACAAAGTAAAAACAAGTATTAGAGTAAAATAGTGCAATGTCCTTGTCTAAAGTTAAAAATAAGGTAAAATAGAGGAATTCACTTATCTATAGAGGCAAATCAAAGCTTTATCGTTAAAGGTTGAATCATGACCTCTCATAGTTGTTATCGTGTACAGATTCCTCAATGTTCAACCCCCCAAGTTTCAGCTCCTCTGCCTCTTGAACAATAGAGACTTCTTCATTTTGCACACCCTTCAGAAGGAACTTAGAATTTCCCTTTCATTGACTTTTATATACTGAGATATGATAGAATTACCCCTCATTCAAGTGTAAAGCTGCCATTTTGCTGGCATATTTGTGTTTTAGAACACAAACCAAGGTGTCTATCTATTGTCATAGCAGCATAAGAACGGGTCATTTGTAAAGAGACAATTTTACACAACACTCGATGAACCAATCtcaccaaacactctacttATTGTTTCAATGGAAGACTCAATTGACAAGTTCAATTGAATTTGCCGATAGATCATTCCTTTCAATTGAATTAGCAAATGAATTTTAAACTTAACCCGAAAATTGTTctgaaacaaattaaattgtGAAACTGCAACAGTGTGTCGTATTAAAGGCATTTAGAGATGAGAAGTCATTCTTTAAAGGTGAGCCTTAGAAAGTACAGACTGTAGTGACGGCTGTTTTTGGGTCAAACTAATAGAGACATCTTTTATATTTAATGGAGAGAACTgctgtatttttttttcctgcGGTAGGGTTTGGTTTTGTTCCTCCAGCCATTAGGAACCTGGCAAATTCAATTGCACTagaccttttattttattgaaaagttTTATACATAAAGGTACCAAGATGGTACTTTGCGCTAGATCTAACCTAATGGGCAACTGCAAGTCCCAGATTCTGAGTGCACAAAGAATCAGTTTTTGCTTATCTTGAGCACTTAAATCTCTGTTTCTATTTTGTTACCTCTAAATGAACTGTTACATAAGTTCCCTTGCGTGGTTGTTAGATGTGTTTCTATGCATGCTAGTATAAATATCTTGTAATTCTCATTTGTCCTGGTCTATACTCTGGCTTTGACGGTGCTTTAGTAAGTTTAATGTTGATTTTTTCACTGTCGCTTTAACGGTGCTTTATTAAGTTTAATGCTTATTGTTTCTCTGTCGTTGCAAGCATCTCCAAAATAGAGCTGATTTGCAGCTTCGAGAGTACCAAATTTCTTGGTGGTTAACAAAATTTAGTATTTTCCAGGTTCGCATATTTCATCTACTTCTTCGCCAAGATCTGCACCTAAAAAGCTTGTATCACCCTTTCGGTGCCTGTCCTTGAAAAAAATGGATGAATTTCAGGATGAAACTCAGCACTTGCACCAGCCTGTGGCTAACATTAATCAAGATCTTGAAACAGCTTACGTAGCTCAGATGTGCCTGACCTGGGAAGTTCTTCACTGTCAGTACACACAATTGAGTCAGAAAATCTCTAGCCAACCTGATAGTCCCATCTTCTATAATCACAGCGCTCAGCAGTTTCAGCAGTTATTGGTCTTGTTACAACGATTTATTGAAACTGAACCTTTTGAACCGGGTACGAGGCCTGAAATTTATGCTCGCATGAGAAATGCATTGCCTATGCTACTTCAGGTTCCTAAAGTCCAAGGTAGTACTGATAGCTATAATGATTGATTTCCTATTAGATGCTATTTGATTTTCCTAATGAttaaagactttttttttcccttgtATTGAATGACTTGGACTTGTTAAGAATATGTAATTTGCAAAAGTTCGTGTTGTATTTAATGCATATTAAACTTTGATGTACTGGAGTTCGTAAAGTTGATTTTCTCTTGATCTGTCTAAGAAATCGAATCTCTCAAGTTTAGGTTCAGATCAAAAGAAATTGGAAGATGATGAGTTGCCAGTTCTTGCTCCAGATCTACTCAAAGTGATTGAAAGTTCAATCCTCACTTTTCGTCTATTTGTGAAGATGGACAAGAAGTCTAGCAGTGTACGAAATCTTTTCGGAAGCCAGAACCAGATGACAACACCCGTTCATCAGGTTCAATGTTCTCTTGAAAAGGTAAGGCATTGGTTTGATATTCTCTGTTTAACCATCCTTATGCGTGTACCTTACTTTTGGCACTGTACTTTTATGAGGTAGTATGGTTAGTGTTTGTCCTGGAAGAATTTCAAGATAGTTTCCTTTTCATGCTCCGGGGAATAAGGAAACATAGaaaatatgtgtttgtataaaatagTTGAGACTCACTCAGAAAAATATCCAATATGGAGCAGATTTAGGGAAGGCTTCAAACTTGTTTCCCACATTATCCACTTGAGATGAAAAGATGAGCTATACCATCAGTCAATGAGGTTGCCTTCGAATTTGTCTAGTCAAAATTCCCgacttaattctctcttcttgTCTCTTCCTTATCCTGTTTCTGAAATGTGGGGACTccattttcttctctcttttagCACATTGCACCACCTGTggatttctttcaaattttgcCACAAGGAACTGTACCAGCAGTTTCTGCGATATTCATATGACGTGTGATTAGGTGTCTTCGATTGTGACGAAGAGGACCATACTCCATATCATCAAATGATAGTATTGTTTCTTTCATAAGCCTTTTCTTGACTCTTCTATCTATGTCGTATTCATTCCCGTCCAGCTCATATGAGGAGATCAAGAGGAAAGTTTTGCTTCCTTTCCCCCAAACAGATTTTCTGAACCATAAATTAATAGGAAAGTAAAAGGTTGTTTAGTGAGAGattgttaaataataaaaactgGAAGACGTTTTGGTCATTGACAAACCCATAGTTTCGTTACAGTATTAGAAGTCTGCCTTTGGAGATTTCTAGGTTTCTGTTTCCTGTTTATTTGAATGTTGAACTGATATCATTAACTTAATATCCATTTGCTATTTTCAGTAGTTGGTTGTAATGTAGTGTTGCTAATAGTAATTCAAGCAAAGCTCTTGCTATCTCCATTTTGCTTTGGCTTGTAACTTGTAAGATAGTCAATCATTGCCTACTTTGGGACAGAAGTTTGGACTTTGGATGTTGTTGTTGGTCTTCTTTGGGATAACTTTCGAGTCTTTCTAATGCAGAAAAAGGTGAAACTGAAGGAACTACGGAAGAAAACAAAGAACCTGAAGAAGAAATCATGGCCTAGCATGGCAGCAGATGTCGACCTGTTGCTTGGCCTTATTGATGTAAAGGTCATGAATAGGGTCCTAAGAATGGAAAGAATCAGTAAGGAGCAGTTATTCTGGTGCgaagaaaagatgaagaagctAGATGTAACTGACGGCAAGCTGCAGAGGGACCCCTCTCTCATCTTATTTCCTGGTTAGCAGGCAAATCGAAACTCTTGACTGCTAGAAAAACCAATAtcctctttttttccttctgtATTGGCTGTATAATAGGGTGGATATTCTTTTATCAACTGTTTGACAGTGGTGGTTTTTTAGTTGAaaagacttgagttttatttAACAATGCGTTCCCAGGTTTTATTAAGCCTCGTAGAAGTGGGGACAAGGCATGATGCCTGCCTTTTCATAATTTTTGCCATTGCATTTTAGACCCAAAACTAGCAAACAATAGCAAGTTCTTTTAGGTTTTTCTTGCTTTACGGAGTGACAAACATCCATTAGATGATCATGGAGTGTGAACTAGTGATCAACGATGAGGAGTATTATCAagtctcaagttcaaatttagttggagataaaaaataattaggtaaTTTTCGAGACCCATGTCTATACACCGCCCTCATTAGAAAATGTGTCACCAAACAATTCTAGACTTTCCTATTTTTTACTGTGACCTGGATCTACTacttcctccgtttcaatttacgagacatcttttaaaaaaagatatatttttctttttggaattACTTTATccttaatttcataaatttatagCTATAAAAACATCACATATTTACGACTCAcgttttcattttcttttgaacaCGCTGCCTAATTAATAAAAGATTTATTTGGCTTggataaaaacaaaaatgaaaaaaagtccTAATTATAAGCTGTTAACATCATTTCGTAGAGGGTTAGCAGGAGTATAAAAAGGGCTCTTCGCACATTTGATCGCTCGGTCAAATAATTAAAACTACTAaccaaaagtcaaaaaaaaattaaatgtacgTTCTATaacaaaacatatataattctcctctattattttagtaggtaactatataatataatttttttaatataaaactaTCATAATCGCTAGACAAGTCAACTAAAATAGTTTTAGATCTGGAGAAAAGAAAACAAGCATTATTGAGCATTGacaatagaaaaagaaaaatgttccCTCCCGAGTATTTTCCAACGATTCTCTTGTTGGCTTTCAAAATGTTTGCTCCGTTTTGATtagtttgaaatatttttgttggAAACTGTTATGAAATGGACATGGACAGTTTTCTTCAGAAGCTTctctttgaatacaacatttgGAATAAAATATGTCAATAATAATCTCAATTAAGCCAGCAGATTTTGAAGAACTTAGAGAAGACGACGCAGCGTTCGGAATTGACTCACCGATAAATCCCCCGTCCATATCTAGCGTCACTGTAATTGAGGCATTAGAGACCAAAAAAGTACCTGCACCATGGAAGAATTGAACTCTAACGAGGAGATTCGAAGGACAATAAACCCTAGGAGGAAGAAGGATTTGCGTGGTCCCGTACCCTTCATACTCATTATTTGCGGCACTCTCGTTTACTACCACTGTGTTTATCGGAATGCCAGTATCGTCTCTCTCGTCTCTGCCGTCTTTATTGTAATCATTTGTTCCCTCGCTATTCTCGGACTCCTGTATCGCCAGATGAACATTTCGGTTCCTGTGGATCCACTAGAATGGCAGATCTCACAGAACACCGCGAATCGCGTCCTTGCCTGCATTGCTAATACTATCGGCGCTGCTGAGTCTGTTCTCCGCGTTTCTGCTACTGGACATGATAAGCGCTTGTTCGTTAAGGTACTAACCAACTTGTACTATCTACTCTGTTATTCGATTCATCGGAAAGTGATAAAAACTTGAATGAATTTGTgtagaaaaattgtttttggaACTTAATATTGTGCTTGGACTTGCattttacttgaatttttttttgagattttgtCGTAAGTAAAATTTCACCAAAAACTGGTAAATTCTtttgaagaagatttttaagAAACTGAGCCAAGGGCCTACGGAAAGGTAGTGGAAAGGTCAATGTACACACTACCTTTCCTAGGTCTCATTgcataaattttcaaacttgacTAAATCTCATGAACAAACAATCTGTGGCCGAATGGGAGCTTAATATGTGTTTCAATACTATTATACTGTAGTAAAAGTTATTTGGCTCGGCCGAACACAGCATCTGAGCTTCTACGTGCCCTACATTTCATCTACTATAGGATAATTAATACAGAAAGGAAAGCTTCATACAGaaactcaaatactaatttGATGTTACTGAAAAATGGATTGGTGAACGTTATTAAAATCATCCTACTACATTGCCAGGTTGTGGTTACTCTTTATGTGCTATCGGTTTTGGGAAGGATAGCATCAGGTGTTACTGTTGCCTATGCCGGTGAGTCATTTCTTCTCCTATTTCCTCTACTTGTATTATCGGGGTACAAGGTCGATTTTCATTCACAATTTTGCATCAAATTAAGCTGTTCTGTGTGGATTAATTATATGCAGGACTCTGTTTTCTTTGCCTTTACATGCTTGCTGAAAATTCTCAGCTGATCAGCGTATGTTTGTGGAGTCAACCAAGGAGAAAGGACTCAAGAGAGACAGTTCAGAGCGACTAGGGTGTTTTGCTCAGTCCACGGAGCATATGAATTGCCTTGGTTTGTAGATAGACCAAAAGAGGTAATGAAGGAATAAGAACAGAATTTTAATACCACTGGCATAAAGTAAATAATGTAATTGGTCCATATGTTCTATCCGTTCGAGTTATTGCAAAGTGTGAATTCTTTGTGTGTAGCCTTATGATTTTCGTATTAGCTGAAAGAACAAGAGAGCTTCTGCAAATTCACCAACAACATGATGATGGTAGGCGTTTAACATGTGTTTTGTCTTGATGAGTGGTTAACAACTACTGTTTGATACGTAGGATTTTGAGCTTGTAGATTTGAACTGATTGCCCCAAAAtgatttcttttgaaaaattgcACAAAAGAGCATTTGATCCCatctcaatttttcttttcaaattcgaAACAGAAAAATACAGACTCCCTCTTGAATCATCACAGAAAATACAGATCAGAAAAACATGAAGATTTTGTGTCTGAAATCACATAGAGTATCAAGGAGTTTGATCCTTGTACTTCAAATCCTGCCTCATTATATGGAACTGGGATATGAAGTTATCGACACTACAACATTACATGCATGGCAATTCACAAGAGAAGAGACTGCTATTGGCGTGCTCTGCCATGAGCCCATGACAAACCGATCATTGCTTTCAACTAGACTTCAAAGTACTGGAAAGTGTTTGCAATACTCAAAATACTCATCGACGTGACAACAAAGGTCCTTGGTCATAAGATGGTTAAAACCAATACAACTTTTAACACTTGATTTTCTtaaaggagaagatgaagtaagaaaaaaaatgggagTCACGTCTTCTCAAGTATGAAAAGAtcttcttcccttttttttttgccgAGAACCTGAAAGTATCAGTAATCATCATCATCACCTCTCTGGCTCATATTCGACTTTTGAACTAAACGGACCACCTCAGACATTTGTGGTCGAAATTCTGGCTCCGACTGATAACATCAGAAATCACGAATAAGTCAAGAATCGTTATTCTTTAGGCTATTGATAGAAAGATATTGGTTAACTCCCTCCATTTTCGAAAATTACTGCAAAAGAAGTCTAACCTGAACGCACAGAGCAGTCACATTGGCAAATCTAGAGAGAGATTTAGGAGGATAAAGTCCACGCAGAGCAGGATCAGCCATTTGCTCTAAGGCATCTAGATCATGTAGTTGTGGCGATGCCCATTCGACCAGGCACTGTTCTAATCTTGGCTTTGAACTGAAGCATCGATATGAATATGTTAGATTCATATTTTGGTGGATAACtgtacaaattaaaattagcaTGCAAGGGGATGCACCTGTCAAAAGGCTTTCGCCCTGTCAATAGTTCCAACATGACAACTCCGAAGCTATAAACATCACTCTTCGAAGTATATGCAGAAGGTTTTGTGCATTCTGGAGCAGTGTATCCAGCATCCAAGTTTTTGCTTGATCGCTGAAAAAAAGGGAGAAGGTTGAATAACATTATTTAAGCATGACGTACCTCTACTAGACACCAACGCACCATGTGAAATATCTTAAGCATAAATCAGCAAATGTGGACTGATCCAGATTAACCCTACATACAAACAACGGAGTATGCATTTCAGCAAACTCATGGTGGATCCAGGATTTGAACTTTATGGGTTCTATATTTGAAGTATCGGATCTGAAATTTATTATATCTACATACTAGTCAATTTCTCAACAAATATATAGGATTTTGATCAAAGTTACTGGGCTGTGGAACCCGTACTTCCAATGCTAGCTCCACCACTGAATTTACAGACTACTAGTATTATTTATCTAGCCCGGATTGTTACCATCTTCTATGTTCATATTCATTTATATAGAACCATATCCTGTTTTTCAGAACATGGCACTTATTCTCAAACTAGAACCTGATCGCCATGCCAAACTACACAAATTTATACCAAATCATGCATCTATTACCCATCCAATAGACCAATACCATTCACCGCTGCGTGATGAAGAAAATAATGGAGGGCATGTGACTTGGAGAAGGACCTGGTACCATGGACATTCTATTTGGAAATGAGCTGTGTCAGTGACATTCTAAGCAACGATGGACACCAATTATGAAGCTGCTAACAAATTCAATCAGTCCTTGGCCAAGAAAAGGTAACAATATCCACATTTCATTTTTGAGTCTTCCAAAGTAGTATTCATTTTTATGGAAGACTATCCACATTATATATGTCAATAGCTACAAGATTTCAACTTTTATATGTCTCAATAGTTTTTGTAAAACTTCGAAATATCCAACATATAACTTGACAAGTTACATGCGGCCCACTTTATTTTTCTGAATATGACTTTATCCATTTCCTGTTTCAAGTGGTCACATTTGCAAGTTAGCAGGTTCCTAAATCATAACATTCAAAACTGCAGAAATAGTATGAACTCAGGTGGAAACAATACTTGCAGTATCTAAAGGTCTACCTTCACATACCTGATGAAACATTGCCATGCCACACTCACAGAGACGAGAATTCAATTCAGCATCGAGCACAATGTTTGAAGTTCTTATATTCCTGTGGAGACATGATGGAGAACAAACCTCATGCAGGTACctatatacaaattaaaatcatGTCATAGGATCTATTAGGAGAACCACATTGACTAGAGTGTTTCTTAATAATTCAAATCATGTCGTACTCGATGGGATATCAGTTACAGTGGAAACTGTAATGTCACTCACCACTAAGGACATGCAATTAATCTGTGCCAATAGTACTCACTACCAATACCAACATTAAAGGAAATCACCAACTGCAAGAGAAACAACACGAAGAGTTTGACTTACTCAAGAGCACGGGCGGCCCCTAGAGCAATTCTGACTCTTGTGTTCCATGTAAGAGGTTTACTGAAGTCATCTGACACATGAAGGAATTCATAAAGTGAACCATTTCTAAAATACTCAAAGATTAACATATTCTGTCCCTGTTCTGAACAATAACCAATAACTTCAGCTATATTTGGGTGGTGAAGATTGGAAATTTTGCCAACAATTTCTGTGAATTCTGTGCACTGCCCATCTTGGAAAAAAGAGGAGTCTATTTTCTGTACCGCCAGAACctggtaaataaaaaataagatttcTCCATTATGTTTATCATACAGTACAGATATGATTAAATACTTCTAGACCATATAAACATCAGCTGAACCTCCCTAGAAATGGTAGCCAACCAATTAGTAGCACCAGAAGCATTTGCAGGTTTAAGTTGAATCAAGCACGATATATCTGCTTGGGACACATATTATGTTCACTTCCACATTACAACTATCTGCTGCAATGAATAGAAAAGCTGGATAATCTGGCCTCAAGGGACTTTGAAATAATAAGCTAACAAAAGAAGATAAAAGCAACTAAAATTATTGCCATGTTAAGTTGGAGCATGTGCTATAGGTCCAAAAGTAGATGCGAACAGAATATGCAAGATTCCCATGCAGAGATATCTGAGCAATCCGTATTGTAGGATATGAAAAGACTGATACAAGTTCTAAAGAGACCTTTGATGAGAAGTGAGCTCACATCCATCCATCATTATAGTCTAATTTCTGTGGTCAACTAGTACGCTTACAGTACCTATTAACATATTACTGAACAAACTTTATCATGCAAGTGATCTGCTAAGGTCTGGAAGAAATTTGTTTTCGTTGAAAAGAACCTCTCTATAGTGTTGTAAGGAAACAAAGAAGAGGTCAAATTATATCTACACAAAGGCAATAGCCCAACCAGGAAATTTAAGTCAGTTTACCACAATTTACATGTAGCAGAACATGATCACCTATGCAATGATTAACAAGGACAACGTGATAGGTTCAAGGATTACACCGGAACAATAGATGTAAGTTCATTTACTTTAGGTCCCATGCAACAGTAGAAGATCATCTATATTATTATCCATAAGTTCTACCATAAGGTTACAAGAATTATAAAGACAACTAGACAAGGACTATGTATTTATTTCAATCTTTCAAAAGGAACCTTCAGAAAGAATTTTCACTTCAAACTTTAGACTTGGCTGGTTCCTTGGGTACCATTCTGAAATACCAATGATTTCCTCTAGAAATGACTGTAGAAAACATTACTTTCAATGTCAAAGCAGGTGGAAGATATGTGCATGAACTTATGTATTTCATGAATACGAACCCTTCAAAACCGAGAAAAAGCTTAAATATCATAGATCTTGAAGTACTCATGAACAATATTAGCTGTACAAATATATATCTGTCTGTTGCCTTTTCTTCTGTTTACCTTTGACTAATCTATGTATTGTATCCAATCTCTCATGATGTATAATGGAGATTATGCAACCAATTCATGAAGTGAATTAACAACAAATATACCATAAAACTAAACAGCACTGTAAATCAGGTCAAGCTTACCTTGCCATCTGGATATTTTGCCATGTATACTCGACCAATTGATCCCTCACCAAGAAGGCGAGAACTTGCAAAGTTACCAGTTGCATTCTGCAAATCAGCTAATGGATAGTGATCTACCTTAACTGAACTGCTCTGTTTCATAGGATTTGCGAACTCTTTATCATTGAACGACTTGAGATGATCTGAAGGTGGAGCATTTTTCAGCTCCTTCTCATTAAAAGACTTGTGACGCTCTGAATTAAGACGCTTAAGAGCCATTGAGGAAGAGGTTTGCAAATGTTTTTCTGCAGCTGATGATGAATCAGAGGACATAATTTCTGTCAGATGAAATAATACAATTGTGACCAACAAGGGAGGTTGCTCTAGTCGGGAGAGCCTTCCATTTTCAACTAAGAGGTTTCGAGTTCGTCATAAGGGGGAAAGTGGGCATAAATCTCTATTGTCCCCTGGGTAAAGGGTTGTGGAGGGGTCTGTTCaccaaataaaacaataataatagtaCAATcgaaccaacaacaacatacccaatgtgaTCCCACAAATATGGGGTCTACACAGAACTTCCACCTACCTTTGCGGGGTAGAGAGGCCATTTATGAAAAACCCTTGGTAATAGTACAACCTAACCTTAGCTTAATTTTAGAGACAATATTCAGAGGACAAAGAAAATGTGATTGGAAAGCCACacatattctttttcttctccattGCTCTCCTTTTATAGAAGGGGATTGGAAAGCCAAAAGTAAAATTACCTCTGAATTCCTCCTGCATGTTGGCACGTACGCTACTAGATAACTCCTGAGATGCAAGAGGAGTAAAAGGTTGACGCCGGCTAAATTTATCTTCTTCAAGAAAATGGGAGGAAGGTGAtgatctttttcttcttgacaATAGAGCAATTATAACACCAAGTAGCAACAAAACACCCAGTAATATCCCAGCAATGGCCCCTATACCCAGGCCAGATTTTCCAGATTCCTTATCTGACTTCCTGGTGTGTGGTTTAGCTTTCTGCCCAGGAGGCGGAGGAGGAGCTGATCCAGTAGACCAACTATTTCCGCCAGTCCTTTTAAGCAAAAAGAAAGTATCAGGCATTATAAATCGAAACTAGTTAACCAATAGTTCATCCAACACTCACTCTAAATTTTTGATGTCTTTCAGCTCATCCGGAATCCATCCATTAAATTGGTTGTTTGCTACATTCCTGCCAGCATTTTGTTGAATACACTGGCTTAGTTACGTATAAACACCCGAGGACACTTCATACTTGTGACAGTTTCTTACTCAAATCCAAGCCACATTTTATTCAAGGGATaacgaaaaaaattatgtgattaCATATTTGGCCTACTAATGATTTATGATTCTATCAGTGTCTTATAAAGGGCTTTTTCTGCATATTGATTGCCTGAACAAGTGGCAAGGGGCATTCGGGATGTTGCATGCAGCCACGTAGTAAAAGCTCACCTCTCTCAAAGGagtaaaaaaagagaaatatctTTCTGAATCATAGACCTTATAGTACTAGAAGTCACAGTCTTCATAAGAAAAAGTACTAGAAATCATAGTAAAACTTGGGCTTCACAAGTTGGACAGTGTTTGAGCTGTCTATGCTGTAATCTCTAACTGATTGCGTACCTTGTTTCTGTTCTTGCATAAGCATTATGACCACTATCAGGAACCTTCTCATTTACCTATATTATGATCATTATACAGCCAATGCCCAACGGCAAACTGGATGTCCAAGAATTTTTTTAGCTTTGTGTTAACCTAGTGAAAGGTGGAACAGAGTTTTTGATCGAAGACATGACTTCTTACTTAAGAAGGAGGTCCTTTTGCAGAGCCCTTGAAATTTAAGTAAATATGCTACATTTAATTCTCACATAGAAAGTAAAAGTGTCGTGATGCATGCTCCTCGATTTACAGTTGGTTAGCTTTATCAAGAAACAAAAGATAACTCTCAAGGTAGACCAGGTATTGCTTTTGTGAAGCAAACTTATATCAACCATAACATAGTGTAACTTTAGAAATACTGAAATACAGAGGCAGATAAGGTGGCATCTGATATACAGAATAAGCTTATATCAACTTATAGAATGGTGCAAAGATGTGAATATTTCATGTGCGAGTCTAAGATCTTCAATGTACATCTATCCTAACACTGAAGATGACGAAGTCTAG is part of the Solanum stenotomum isolate F172 chromosome 8, ASM1918654v1, whole genome shotgun sequence genome and encodes:
- the LOC125874932 gene encoding uncharacterized protein LOC125874932, whose amino-acid sequence is MDFFKVKRFRKAHKPELETNTEEKPVPLPGEQKNENGNVGKTAYVDSTNAEPEDDDDDFITNEVKRRLKELRRNSFMVLIPEESAPEDDDADDEEEQVNMNPGDWRDVEAEGRQFWSGFNAVYDKYSEQMLFYDRLHVQQLREIGSHISSTSSPRSAPKKLVSPFRCLSLKKMDEFQDETQHLHQPVANINQDLETAYVAQMCLTWEVLHCQYTQLSQKISSQPDSPIFYNHSAQQFQQLLVLLQRFIETEPFEPGTRPEIYARMRNALPMLLQVPKVQGSDQKKLEDDELPVLAPDLLKVIESSILTFRLFVKMDKKSSSVRNLFGSQNQMTTPVHQVQCSLEKKKVKLKELRKKTKNLKKKSWPSMAADVDLLLGLIDVKVMNRVLRMERISKEQLFWCEEKMKKLDVTDGKLQRDPSLILFPG
- the LOC125874947 gene encoding reticulon-like protein B22, producing the protein MEELNSNEEIRRTINPRRKKDLRGPVPFILIICGTLVYYHCVYRNASIVSLVSAVFIVIICSLAILGLLYRQMNISVPVDPLEWQISQNTANRVLACIANTIGAAESVLRVSATGHDKRLFVKVVVTLYVLSVLGRIASGVTVAYAGLCFLCLYMLAENSQLISVCLWSQPRRKDSRETVQSD
- the LOC125874921 gene encoding protein STRUBBELIG-RECEPTOR FAMILY 5 isoform X1 — translated: MLMMMMISPCTFLCWIILTSSFTVNVVLSKTDSQQVSALNDMYQYLKPHSKLDGWKSDGGNPCDDSWKGIKCSGSDVTEIDLSGLGLTGSLGFQLDKLEKVTYFDVSKNNLKDNIPYQLPPRTKHLDLSGNQFGGTVPYSISQMTELKSMNLNHNKLSGSLSDLFGKLTKLTEMDLSYNSISGSLPQGLKSLSSLSKLHIQNNQFTGSINVLADLELDDLNVANNQFNGWIPDELKDIKNLETGGNSWSTGSAPPPPPGQKAKPHTRKSDKESGKSGLGIGAIAGILLGVLLLLGVIIALLSRRKRSSPSSHFLEEDKFSRRQPFTPLASQELSSSVRANMQEEFRAAEKHLQTSSSMALKRLNSERHKSFNEKELKNAPPSDHLKSFNDKEFANPMKQSSSVKVDHYPLADLQNATGNFASSRLLGEGSIGRVYMAKYPDGKVLAVQKIDSSFFQDGQCTEFTEIVGKISNLHHPNIAEVIGYCSEQGQNMLIFEYFRNGSLYEFLHVSDDFSKPLTWNTRVRIALGAARALEYLHEVCSPSCLHRNIRTSNIVLDAELNSRLCECGMAMFHQRSSKNLDAGYTAPECTKPSAYTSKSDVYSFGVVMLELLTGRKPFDSSKPRLEQCLVEWASPQLHDLDALEQMADPALRGLYPPKSLSRFANVTALCVQSEPEFRPQMSEVVRLVQKSNMSQRGDDDDY
- the LOC125874921 gene encoding protein STRUBBELIG-RECEPTOR FAMILY 5 isoform X2, with protein sequence MLMMMMISPCTFLCWIILTSSFTVNVVLSKTDSQQVSALNDMYQYLKPHSKLDGWKSDGGNPCDDSWKGIKCSGSDVTEIDLSGLGLTGSLGFQLDKLEKVTYFDVSKNNLKDNIPYQLPPRTKHLDLSGNQFGGTVPYSISQMTELKSMNLNHNKLSGSLSDLFGKLTKLTEMDLSYNSISGSLPQGLKSLSSLSKLHIQNNQFTGSINVLADLELDDLNVANNQFNGWIPDELKDIKNLETGGNSWSTGSAPPPPPGQKAKPHTRKSDKESGKSGLGIGAIAGILLGVLLLLGVIIALLSRRKRSSPSSHFLEEDKFSRRQPFTPLASQELSSSVRANMQEEFREKHLQTSSSMALKRLNSERHKSFNEKELKNAPPSDHLKSFNDKEFANPMKQSSSVKVDHYPLADLQNATGNFASSRLLGEGSIGRVYMAKYPDGKVLAVQKIDSSFFQDGQCTEFTEIVGKISNLHHPNIAEVIGYCSEQGQNMLIFEYFRNGSLYEFLHVSDDFSKPLTWNTRVRIALGAARALEYLHEVCSPSCLHRNIRTSNIVLDAELNSRLCECGMAMFHQRSSKNLDAGYTAPECTKPSAYTSKSDVYSFGVVMLELLTGRKPFDSSKPRLEQCLVEWASPQLHDLDALEQMADPALRGLYPPKSLSRFANVTALCVQSEPEFRPQMSEVVRLVQKSNMSQRGDDDDY